A single window of Desulfovibrio psychrotolerans DNA harbors:
- a CDS encoding YgiQ family radical SAM protein codes for MTREEMDRLGWDALDILIVSGDGYVDHPSFAAALLGRWLVAHGYRTGVISQPRWDTPQDVQRMGRPTLFTAVSAGALDSMLAHYTAFRKKRHDDAYTPGGKAGARPNRAVTVYTSLVRQAFPGMGVVIGGIEASLRRITHYDFWTDKLRRPILQDSKADCLVYGMGERAILALAGAMALSLDDTGTADAAALRRASFGIPGTAVMGRLLHRGEDAENPCHAEGIPEDATVMCLPSHEAMEHTPALLMEATLMLERHVQAAQAWAVQPSGDRAVVLAPPAPPLEEAEMDSLYALPFARRAHPAYTQPIPAEAMIQTSITTHRGCGGGCSFCSLALHQGRRIASRSRDSILSEVRAMSAIPRFNGSISDVGGPSANMWQARCAADPATCRRTSCMHPGVCPQFKVDQSLAVDMLRRIRDEQHIRHVRVASGVRFDLAMRDDNAMRAYTMEFTGGQLKVAPEHICDTVLHLMRKPGLTVFEAFLRAFERYSEAAGKEQYVVPYLMSGFPGCTDNDMRALGDWLARRGWRPRQVQCFIPTPGTVATAMFFTAAAPDGTPLYVARTDAQRLRQHHILMPDAEKQNTEAGHSARQSTARQGRRDQNTARSERSAHSDRSDRSDRSGRSERSGRSGHSEHSDQPDRDNPPQRPRSNGGPQHSGPKGKKPAQGGGNANSGTGKAGGQGGSQSSQRPDWNSRSGKKR; via the coding sequence ATGACCCGCGAAGAGATGGACCGCCTCGGCTGGGATGCACTGGATATCCTCATCGTTTCCGGCGACGGATACGTGGACCACCCGAGCTTTGCCGCCGCCCTGCTGGGCCGCTGGCTTGTGGCGCACGGCTACCGCACGGGGGTTATCAGCCAGCCGCGCTGGGATACTCCGCAGGACGTGCAGCGCATGGGCCGCCCTACCCTGTTCACCGCCGTTTCCGCAGGCGCGCTGGACTCCATGCTGGCCCATTACACGGCCTTTCGCAAAAAACGCCACGATGATGCCTATACCCCCGGCGGCAAGGCGGGAGCGCGCCCCAACAGGGCTGTAACCGTTTACACAAGCCTTGTGAGACAGGCGTTTCCGGGCATGGGTGTGGTCATAGGCGGCATTGAAGCCTCCCTGCGGCGTATAACGCATTACGACTTCTGGACGGACAAACTGCGCCGCCCCATTTTGCAGGACAGCAAGGCCGACTGCCTTGTTTACGGCATGGGCGAACGGGCTATTCTTGCCCTTGCGGGAGCCATGGCGCTGAGTCTTGACGATACCGGCACGGCGGACGCGGCAGCCCTGCGGCGGGCCTCGTTCGGTATTCCCGGCACGGCTGTCATGGGCCGCCTGTTACACCGCGGGGAAGATGCGGAAAACCCCTGCCACGCAGAAGGGATACCTGAAGACGCCACCGTCATGTGCCTGCCATCCCATGAAGCCATGGAACACACCCCGGCCCTGCTCATGGAAGCGACCCTCATGCTGGAGCGTCACGTTCAGGCAGCGCAGGCATGGGCCGTGCAGCCTTCCGGCGACCGCGCCGTGGTGCTTGCGCCGCCCGCGCCGCCCCTTGAAGAGGCGGAGATGGACAGCCTCTACGCCCTGCCCTTTGCCCGCAGGGCGCATCCGGCTTACACGCAGCCCATTCCGGCCGAAGCCATGATTCAGACCAGCATAACCACCCACAGAGGGTGCGGGGGCGGGTGTTCTTTCTGCTCGCTGGCACTGCATCAGGGCAGGCGGATTGCCTCGCGCAGCCGCGACTCCATCCTTTCCGAGGTGCGGGCCATGTCGGCCATTCCGCGCTTCAACGGCTCCATAAGTGATGTGGGCGGCCCCTCGGCCAACATGTGGCAGGCCCGGTGCGCGGCAGACCCGGCCACATGCAGGCGCACAAGCTGCATGCATCCCGGCGTGTGCCCGCAGTTCAAGGTGGACCAGTCCTTGGCCGTGGACATGCTGCGGCGCATACGCGATGAGCAGCACATACGCCATGTGCGCGTTGCCAGCGGCGTGCGGTTTGACCTTGCCATGCGCGATGACAATGCCATGCGCGCGTACACCATGGAATTTACGGGCGGCCAGCTCAAGGTTGCCCCCGAGCATATCTGCGACACGGTGCTGCACCTTATGCGCAAGCCCGGCCTGACGGTGTTTGAGGCGTTTCTGCGCGCCTTTGAGCGCTATTCGGAGGCGGCGGGAAAGGAACAGTATGTGGTGCCCTACCTCATGAGCGGTTTTCCCGGCTGCACGGACAACGACATGCGCGCACTGGGTGACTGGCTTGCCCGCAGGGGCTGGCGCCCCCGGCAGGTGCAGTGTTTTATTCCCACGCCGGGCACCGTGGCCACGGCCATGTTTTTCACGGCTGCGGCACCGGACGGCACCCCCCTGTACGTTGCCCGCACGGATGCGCAACGTCTGCGCCAGCATCACATTCTCATGCCCGACGCGGAAAAGCAGAACACAGAGGCAGGACACTCCGCACGGCAGAGTACAGCGCGGCAGGGACGCCGGGATCAGAACACTGCCCGTTCTGAGCGCTCTGCCCATTCCGACCGTTCCGACCGTTCCGACCGCTCTGGCCGTTCTGAACGTTCTGGCCGTTCTGGGCATTCTGAACACTCCGACCAGCCCGACAGGGACAACCCGCCGCAACGCCCCCGCAGCAACGGCGGGCCGCAGCATTCCGGCCCCAAAGGGAAAAAACCGGCGCAGGGCGGTGGAAATGCCAACAGCGGCACGGGGAAAGCAGGCGGACAAGGCGGCAGCCAGTCATCCCAAAGGCCAGACTGGAACAGCCGCTCCGGCAAAAAACGCTGA